The Enterobacter asburiae sequence GCGTGCGGCCCCCGCGCGGCCTAGCTGCTCCGCGAGCTGGCCGTAATGCATGACCTGCCCGCAGGGTATCGAACGCAGGGCCTGCCACACTTCGCGCTGAAAAGGGGTGCCTGCCGTGGCGGTCGGCAGAGTATTGATGATGCTGAGATCGCCTTCGAAGTAGGCCGCAAGCTTATCGCTCAGACCACCCGGATTGGTGGCGCTGATGCGTTCATAACCCTGTGAGCGGTAGTGAACATTCAGCAGTTCTTCCATGCGATCGCTGTGCTCTTCCCATTCGACGGCGCGCAGGCAGAACTGCTCGTCCGCGATCACCCACAGCGGCCCAAGCGGCGTTGCAATCTTATCTTCGAGTAATCTCAGCATTTTCAATCCTTTAGTTCAGCCTCGGGTATATCCCCGGCCCAATCGGCAGGCCGACAAGATACCATGCCACCAGCATCACCAGCCATACCCCTAAAAAGATAAGCGGGTAGGGTAAAACCAGCGAATAATAGGTACCCAGTCTGGCCTCGGGCTTATAGCGCTGCAGGAAGCCTAAAAACAGCGGAACGAAAGGTGAGACGGGGGCCAGCGGGATCACCGACGAGTCAGCGATACGGAACAGGATCTGCGCGAACGCCGGGTGGAACCCCAGCATCATGAACATCGGCACGAAGATCGGCGCCAGAATCGACCAGATTGCGGAGCCGCTGGCGATAAACATGCACAGCAGAGATGACAGCAGCGCCAGGCCGACAAACGCCGGCACGCCGCTTAGCCCGGCGGCCTCCAGCGCGTCGGTCAGACCCACGGCCATAAACTTGCCCATATTGCTCCAGTTAAACATGGCAACGAATTGCGCCAGCGGGAACACCATCACAATAAAACCCGCCATCTCTTTCATCGGCTCGATCATCAGCTGCGGCAGATCGCCCTGACGGCGGATTTTGCCGGTGGCGATACCGTAAGCGAGCGAAACGACAAAGAAAAAGAGAATAATCAGCGGCACGATGCCCTGAATAAACGGCGACGGCAGGACGGTATGTTTAACCGGATCGCGCAATATGCCGTTTTCCGGCACCACCATCAGCGCCACCAGCGCGATAAAGGCCAGCGAGACCGCGCCAGCCACGCGCAGGCCGAAGCGCTGCTCTTTGCTCAGGGTCTCCAGCTTTTCATCGCTACGGCCTTCCCATTTGCCCAGACGCGGCTCGACGATCTTATCGGTAATCAGCCCGCCGACAAGCGTCAGGACAATCACTGAGCTCGCCATAAAGTACCAGTTGTCGATCACGCTGACGTGCATCCCTGCGTCAATGGTTTTCGCCGCCTCCGTGCTGATGCCTGAGAGCAACACGTCGGTGGTGACGATCAGCAGGTTAGCGGTAAATCCACAGCCCACGCCCGCAATTGCCGACAGCAGGCCCGCCACGGGATGACGTCCGACGGCGAGGAAGATCAGCGCCCCCATCGGCGGCATAATCACCAGCGCAGCGTCGGATGAAATGTGGCTGAAAAAGGCGATAAACAGCACCATGTAGCTCGCGTATCGCGCGCTGACGTGGGACGCCATTTTCACCATCAATGCGGGCAGCAAACCCACGCGTTCAGCCAGCCCGGCTCCCAGCACCAGCGCCAGAATGGCTCCGAGCGGGGCGAAGCCGCTGAAGTTCTTAATCACGTTGGGTAAAAACCAGTGCAGCCCGTCAACGCTGAGCAGATTTTTCACCGCCACCAGGCTGCCGTCAGCCGGGCTGCGCACGCTGACGTCAAAGGCTGAGAGCACGGCGGTGGCGACCATCAAAATCACAATCAGATAGATAAACAGCAGGAAAGGGTGCGGCACTTTATTGCCGATCCTTTCAACCCAGCCATAGAGCTTACCGGATGGGGAATGCGAAGGTATGGATGACATACTCATGGGCGTTCCTCGGGAGTGTTGTGTTGTTGTGTTGTGTTTTTTATTTTAAAGGTGACGGTGTCACGTCTTGTGGGATCGGACACACGTACGGTTTTTCTTGTAATTGTTGTTCGAACTCTTCACGGCATTTTTTCAGCAGCGCTGCGTCCTGCAGCAGATTGAGCGCGGTCGCGCCCATCACTTTTCCCGCCAGCAGCATGCCTTTGTGGGCAATGGAGGTTCGCCCCTGCGCCACCAACTGCCAGGTGTGCAGCGGCGTGCCGACGGTAAAGCAGGGGCTGAAGCACTGGGCGACCGGCATTTTCCAGCTGACGTCACCCACGTCCGTTGAACCCGCCAACACGTTATCGGTGATGGCATAGGGCGCGACTTCATCCACCAGAAGCGTCTCCTGATGGCGGCGGGCAAAGGCTTTGCCTGCTTCTCCCCCCGTGGCGGCAATGTTTTTCAGGCTGTTCTGCAGATCGTTGGGCGTCAGCGTGGCGCGGATTTCGCGGGCAAAGTCGCGCTCTTCATCGGTCCACTCCGGCGTGCCGTAGTGCTGCAACGCGCGGTACATTGCCGCCTCAAGCGTGCGGTTCGGCAGGTAGCTGGAGCAGGCTTTATCAAAGCGGCACTCGACGGTGGTTTCGGTCATCATTGCCGCGCCCTGGGCAATTTTTTCGATGCGTTGGTAGATCTGCTGCGCGTCGGCCATCTCCGGGGCGCGGATCAGGTACAGCACTTCAGCCTGCGCCTGCACCACGTTGGGCGAAATCCCGCCGGTGTCGGTGATGGCGTAATGGACGCGCGCTTTCTCTATGATGTGCTCGTTAAGGAAGTTGGTGCCGGTAGTCATCAGCGTCACGGCGTCCAGCGCGCTGCGCCCTAAATGGGGCGAGTTGGCCGCATGCGCCGCCACGCCGTGAAAACGCCAGGCCGCCTGAATGTTGGCGAGCGTGCTGACGTTAAACATCCCGGCAAAGGCCTCCGGGTGCCAGGTGACGGCGGCATCAACGTCATCAAACAGACCTTCACGTACCATAAAGGTTTTCCCGGAGCCGCCTTCCTCACCGGGACAGCCGTAAAAACGCACCGTTCCGCTGCCGCCGTGCTGCTCCAGCCAGCTTTTTACCGCCACCGCGCCCGCAAGCGCTGCGGTGCCCAGCAGGTTATGCCCGCAGCCGTGGCCGTTTGCCCCCGGCGTGGCGGATTGCGCCGTCGCGCAGTGCGCCTGCTGGCTTAGCCCGGCCAGTGCGTCGTACTCGCCCAGCAGAGCGATAACCGGTTTTCCGCTGCCGAAGCTGGCAATAAAGGCATTTGGGATACCGCCTGCCTCGCGGGTCAGCGTAAAGCCCTCGGCTTCCAGCTCGTCAGCGAGCCGTCTGGAGGACCAGACCTCTTCAAAGCGGGTTTCGGGATGATCCCAAATTGCGTCGGCAATATCGGTTAGCGTCTGACATCGCGTATCGATGGCATCGGCAATAAAAGCGTAGTTCTCCTGCATTACACACCTCGCGTCCACGGGAAATTGAGCGCAGTTCGCGCCAGCGTTTCAATGGCGACAGCCATGACCTGCTCATCGAAGTCGAATTTTTCGTTGTGATGTCCGGCGCTCAAATCCGTGCCAAACACCATATACGACGCCATGCCGCCGTTCTGCTGCACGCGGGCCATCATCAGCGTGGCGTCTTCAGAGCCTGCTGGCGCTTTCACCTTATCGATTGCGTGCACAATTCCCGATACCTGGCTCGCCTGTTCACGCAGGTAATCAACCCAGGCCGGCGTCGGCGCGCTGGAGGTGGCGGCCCCCATCAGGCGCATCTCCGCGCTCACGCCATAGAGCGCGGCCGCGCCGGTAATGACAGCCTGCGCGCGTTCAAAGACATACTGGTTTATTGCTTCGCTTTCGCCGCGGGTTTCAACCTTAATCAGTGCATTTGCGGGCACCACGTTGCGGCCGCTACCCGCCTGCATCACGCCGACGTTGACGCGGGAAGCGCCTTCGCTGTGCGGGGCGATGCTGTGCAGGGAGAGGGCGGCCTGCGCGGCGGCAAGCAGGGCGTTACGACCATCCTCCGGTTTGCCGCCCGCGTGTGCGGCAACGCCGGTAAAGTTCACGTCGAACTTGGTGGTTGCCATAAAGTTATCGCTGCCGCAGATCGCCGTTCCGGCAGGGACGCCGGTACCAATATGGATGGCGGTAAAATAATCCACGTCGTCCAGCGCCCCGGCGGCGACCATGGCGCGCGCGCCGCGGGTGCCTTCTTCGGCAGGCTGGAAGATCAGCTTGATGGTACCGTTGAGCTGCGCTTCATTCTGCTTAAGCACCTGGGCCAGCCCCAGGCCAATGGTGGTGTGGCCGTCGTGCGCGCAGGCGTGCATCATTCCCGCGTTGCAGGAGGCAAAACCGTCGCGGAACGGGCGATGGCTGTCGTCGAGCGCTTCACTTAAATCCAGGGCATCCATATCGACGCGAAACGCCAGCGTCGGGCCAGGGCGGCCGGTATTCAGGGTCGCCACAATGCCGGTAAATCCGCCTTCAAACGGTGCCAGCCATTTCTCAGGCACGCCTTGCGAACGCGCACGGGCAAACTCTTTTTCCAGGATGGCGTTATCGGGCAGCCCCATACGGCTCCCGGCATCGACCACGTCGCGACCCATCGCCAGTTTGTAACCCAGCGAGTCCAGGGTTTCCGCGACCTTCGCGGCGGTACGAAACTCTACCCAGCCTGATTCCGCATAATGGTGAAAATCCCGACGCCATGCGATCAGCTGGGGAGCCAATGTCTGGATGTACTGTGCCAGTGTGTCCATGTCTGTTCCTGTCATCATTAAAAAATGTGAACTGCTTCACGCCGTGATAGTTTTTACTTATCACTAACCGTTTTTTCACAGTTTTAACCGTTCAGGAATTACCCTCGCACATCCCTTTCCATTAAAGTAGATGACAGTTTCTTTACTCTGATAAACAACGGTTATCGGTTGAGCTATGTCATTTCAGATTAAATTTCATCAAATTCGGGCGTTTGTTGAGGTTGCGCGCCAGGGCAGCATTCGCGGCGCCAGCCGGACGCTGAATCTCTCACAGCCGGCGTTGACCAAATCCATCAAAGAGCTGGAGGAGGGCATGGCGGCGCAGCTTTTCGTGCGCAGGAGTAAGGGCGTCGCGCTGACCGAATGCGGCGAGGGGTTTTATCAGCGCGCCAGGCTGATTCTGGAAGAATTGCGCGCGGCGCAGGATGACATTCGCCAGCGGCAGGGGGAGCTGGCCGGGCAGATCAATATCGGGATGGGGGCCAGCGTGTCACGCAGCCTGATGCCCGCCGTCATCACTCGTTTTCACGCCCAGCATCCGCAGGTCAAGGTGCGGATTATGGAAGGGCAGCTGGTGTCGATGATCAATGAATTGCGCCAGGGTGAACTGGATTTCACCATCAACACCTATTATCAGGGGCCTTACGACCATGAATTTACGTTCGAAAAACTCTTCGAAAAACCGTTTGCGGTATTTTGCCGGGAAGGGCATCCGGCGACAGGGGCAACATCCATTAACGATCTTCTGCATTATAACTGGACAATGCCAACGCCGCGTGGAAGTTATTATAAGCAATTAGAAGATTTATTTAGCCACCGCTCGCAAATACCGCGAATTGGCGTGGTGTGCGAAACTTTTTCTTCCTGCATTAGCCTTGTCGCGCAAAGCGATTTTTTAAGTATCCTGCCGCAGGAATTAGGCTGTGACCCGCTGCTGGCGCACCGTCTGGTCATCCTGCCGGTTGTCGAATCGCTTCCCAAAGCCGCATATTATTTAATTCAGCGCCGGGATTCTCGACAAACTCCGCTTGCCGAATCATTAATTACGCAATTCAGAAGGGAAGCAAGAAAAATAGTTTTAGGGTGAAATTATCATAATAAAAAAACAGAGCCTGTCCGACATCAGACAGACCCTACAGTACACACAGCAGTGCGTCCTTTCGCAAGTCCTGGGTATTATATCCATGAGGCAGGTAAATTTAGTTATAACACCTTTCCCGAAAAATGAAAGGAAGGTGAATGATTGATTTCACGAAAATTTAACGTAAATCACTTATTTTATCGTTGCTATGGTTTTAGTTAAGTCAGATTTAAGTGCATTTTGTAATTACTATATATATTCATCGGGTTAATATTTGTCTCGCGCCTCACCTTCTAAGGGTTATTGAGGCGCCGGTCTGGCGCAGGTATAGTACAAGCCCAGATGTAGCCGGAGGATTTCCATGAACCCTGACGACAAATCTCTTTTTCTTGACGCCATGGAGGATGTCCAGCCCCTGAAGCGCTGCACCGATATCCACTGGCAGCAAAGCCGTAATACCCGGGCTCGCCAGGACATCGATACCGAACAGCTCGACAACTTTCTGACCCTGGGTTTCCTTGAGCTATTGCCCCTTGACGAGCCGCTGGCTTTTCAGCGCGAAGGCGTTCAGCAGGGCGTTATTGATAAGCTGCGTTCGGGTAAATACTCCCGACAGGCCAGCCTGAATCTGTTGCGCCAGCCTGCTGAACGCTGCCGCCAGATGCTGTATTCCTTTATTCGTCAGGCCAGTCGTGACGGACTACGTAACCTGATCGTCATTCACGGGAAAGGGCGCGAGCAGAATTCGCACCCTAATGTGGTGCGCAGCTATCTTGCTCGCTGGTTAACCGAGTTCGAGGAAGTGCAGGCTTTCTGCGTGGCGCTGCCGCATCACGGCGGCAGCGGGGCATGCTATGTTTCCCTGCGAAAATCCGATGAAGCAAAACAGGACAACTGGGAGCGGCACGCCAAGCGCAGCCGCTAGCGGGCGATATCTTCGCCCGCCTGAGGCTTAAAACGTTTCCCAGTTACTGTCGGGGGTGGCGGTTGCCGTTGCCGGACGCAGCAGCTGCGGCGTTTTAACGTTGGCCGGGCGCGGGGCGGTGGCGTTGACTTTACCGTTCAGGCGAAACGCGGCCACGGCCTGGCGCAGCTGTTCGGACTGGTCTTCCAGCGCCGCTGCCGCCGTGGCGGACTGCTGCACCAGCGCGGCGTTTTGCTGCGTCACGCTGTCCATCTGCGACACGGCGAGGCTCACCTGCTCAATACCGCGGCTCTGCTCGTCGGACGCGGACGAAATCTCGCCCATGATATCGGTCACGCGGGTGACGGCGGCGACAATCTCCTTCATGGTGGTGCCAGCCTCGCTGACCTGCTCAGAACCGGTGTTCACCCGGCTGACGGAGTTCTCGATAAGCCCTTTAATCTCTTTCGCCGCCTGCGCGCTGCGGCTGGCCAGCGTACGGACTTCACCGGCGACAACCGCAAAACCGCGGCCTTGCTCGCCGGCGCGCGCGGCTTCCACCGCGGCGTTAAGCGCCAGAATGTTGGTCTGGAACGCAATGCTGTCAATCACGCCGGTAATATGGGCGATTTGCTGCGAACTGTTGGCAATTTCGTTCATGGTGCGAACCACGTTATCCACGACGTGGCCGCCGCGAGCCGCTGTTTCAGAGGCGTTCTTCGCCAGCAACGTCGCCTGACGGGCGTTATCGGAGTTCTGTTTAACCGTCGCGGTCAGCTCTTCCATGCTGGCGGCAGTTTCTTCGAGCGAGGCAGCCTGCTCTTCGGTGCGGGCGGAGAGATCGTTGCTCCCTGCGGCAATTTCACCCGCGCCGGTGTAGATGGAATCGGTGCTGCCGCGCACGGCGCTGACGGTGGTTACCAGCGATTGCTGCATCTCATGCAGGCCGGCGGCCAGCTGACCCATTTCATTGCGGCCAGAGAGGGCGATATTCTGCGTCAGGTCGCCTCCTGCAATGGCGCGAATATGGTTCATGATGGCGTTGAGCGGTTTTAACAGCAGGTGCTGTAAACCCTGCCAGATCACCACCAGAACGGCAATAACGGCCAGGAAAATAGCTGCCAGCGTCCACTGCATCTGGGTGAAGCTGCTCTGGTTCTCTTCGGTTGCCGCTTTCAGCAGCGTGTTGTTTTCGGCGCGCCAGCGGTTGTAGACCGCTTCCATATCGTCCTGAGCCTGCTGAGCGTCCAGATCGCCATAGGCCTGATAGTTGTCGGCACGCAGATACTCAATCGACAAACGCATCACTTCATGCATCTGATTCCAGGATTTCTGCATCTCGTCGGTTAACGCCGCATTCTGGCCGTTAACCTGCGGCATTTTCTGCCATTCTTTGTTATAGGTTTCCGCTTTAGCCAGAGAGTCGCCTGCGGTGCCGAGCAGTTTGTTAATTGCGGCAAGGGATGCCGGATCGCGCTGGTTTTTCAGGTAGCGAATTGCCACGCGGGTGACGGTGACACGTGTTTTCACCAGCGTGTTCACGCTGTCGCTCAGGCTTTCCTGCTGGGCATTCAGCACGCCGGAGTTCTGGAAGTTATGGCGATCGTTGCTGACGGCAGAGTAGAACAACCCTCCCGTGACAACTTGCAGCAGACAGAATATGGTGAGGGCAAAGATAATTCCGGTAATCACGTGCAGATTTTTCAGCATAGCGGTCGTCCGTTAGAAAAGATGCAGAGGTACACCAATACTATCGTCGTATAGAATTTAAACTTTAATTTAACTCGCGCTTAACTTAGGGCTTCGGTCAGGAACCTGTTGTAAATCCGGATCATTTTGATGAGGAAGGTTAATATGAGCAGCATTGATAAAAGCGGGACGTACGCGCTCGGAACGCGAACGGTTAAACGACTGGGCTACGGGGCGATGCAGCTTGCCGGGCCGGGCGTGTTTGGCCCGCCGAAGGATAAACAAGCCGCGTTGGACGTGCTGCGCGAAGCCGTGGCGGCGGGCGTGAACCATATTGATACCAGCGATTTTTATGGTCCGCATGTGACGAACCAGCTGATCCGCGAGGCGCTTCATCCTTACCGGGACGATCTCACCCTCGTCACCAAGATCGGCGCCCGCCGTGATGACAAAGGGGCCTGGCTGCCCGCCTTTTCCGCGCAGGAACTGACTCAGGCGGTGCATGACAACCTGCGTAATCTGAAGCTGGATGTGCTGGACGTGGTGAATCTGCGGATCATGTTTAGCGCACACGGCCCTGCGGAGGGATCGATTGCTGAACCGCTTTCCACCCTCGCAGAATTACAGCAGCAAGGCCTGGTGCGCCACATTGGCCTGAGCAACGTCACGGCCACGCAGGTGGCGGAAGCGCGGAAGATGGTGCAGGTCGTCTGCGTGCAGAACATGTACAACATTGTGAACCGCGGCGATGATGCGCTGGTAGATTTACTGGCGCAGCAGGGGATTGCGTATGTGCCGTTCTTCCCACTGGGAGGCTTTACGCCACTGCAGTCTACCGGCCTGCAGGCCGTCGCGGATTCCCTGGGCGCAACGGCGATGCAGGTTGCGCTGGCATGGCTGTTGCAACGGTCGCCGAACATCCTGCTGATCCCCGGTACTTCATCCGTGGCGCATCTGCGGCAAAACCTTGCGGCGGGAGAGGTGCAATTGCCGCCTGAAGCACTTGAAAAACTGAATGCTCTGATGGGTTAATCACGGCATGGGCAAAGCCGGAAGGACACTTCCAGACTTTGCCCGATCAGACTCCGCATTGACTTTTCTGTCTGTGAAGCGCTAACGCTTCTGCCACAATCTCCTGCTTGCTTTTACGCGTCTCAAAGGCGGTGATTCTGATGTATTCCATCAAATCAGGCTCAATGCGGGCGCTCAACATCCTGAGATCGGCCTCCTTTGCTAAACCGCGGGCAACTCGCTTGTCGGGATAGTCACGGGCTGGCATAGAAAACGTCCTCCAAAAGTCTTGATAATTCGTGCCCTAAAATATGCGTCACTCTTATATAAAAGTCAATTGATAGTGTTTGTGTAGTAATTTGGTGATCTTTCGTTTTTCACTTTAAGTGATTTTAAAGTGTTTGTTTGTGACTTTCTTATGACTTGCGTTTAACCCATCTGCGACCGCCCGCACAAGAGATGGCTGAATTAAATCCGCTCAAACTTCAAGGCGTTTGCGGTCTTTGTCGGAAATGACCTTGATCCTGTGCCGTAATCCGTAATACTGTGTTTATATACAGTATCTGGCGGGAAAGGCATTTATGGACACTCTCTTTTCTTATCATCCAAAACAACCTATTGAATTACCTCTCTATCTTGAGCGCGTTGCCTGTGGCTTCCCAAGCCCTGCGCAGGATTATGTGGAGGATCGTCTCGATCTTAACCGGCTGGCAGTCAGGCACCCCAGTGCGACTTACTTTATCAAAGTGAGCGGGGACTCCATGATCGACGCGGGGATTAGCGACGGCGATCTGCTGGTGGTCGACCGTTCGTTGAATGCTGAACATGGGGATATCGTTGTGGCGTCGGTCGCCGGTGAGTTCACGGTGAAAGAGCTACAGACCCGTCCGGTTCTGAGACTGTTGCCGCGTAATGCCCGCTATCAGCCGATCGCCTTTCAGTCCGAAGAGGAGCTGCAAATCTTCGGTGTCGTCACTCATACGCTTAAAACGCATAAACATGTTCGCGCTGGTTGATGTGAATAGTTTCTATGCCTCCTGCGAGAGGGTGTTTCGCCCCGATCTGGTGGGTAAACCCATCGTGGTGGTGTCCAATAACGACGGCTGCATTATTTCGCTGTCGCGAGAGGCAAAGCAGTTCGGCATAAAAATGGGGGAACCCTATTTTAAATTCAAAGAGAAGGGTTATCCGTCGCGGGTTTACGTCTTTAGCTCGAACTATGCGCTGTATGCCGACCTCAGCAGCCGGGTGATGCAAACGCTGACCGATCTCGCGCCGGCCATTGAGATCTACTCCATTGATGAAGCATTTGTGAACGTTTCGGGTGTCAGCAACTGCCTGTCGCTGGAAGCATTCGGTCATCAGATGCGTACGCAGGTCTTCAAAAACACAGGCTTAACCGTTGGCGTCGGGATTGCGCCGACCAAAACGCTGGCGAAGCTGGCCAACTATGCGGCGAAGCGGTGGTCAGCCACCGGGGGCGTGGTCGATCTCTCGGATCGTGAACGGCAGCGTAAGCTGCTGGCAAAGGTTCCGGTGGAGGAGGTGTGGGGAGTAGGACGACGCATCACGAAAAAGCTCAACGCGATGGGGATTACCACGGCGCTGGAGCTGGCGGAAGCGTCATCCTGGGTCATCCGCAAACATTTTAACGTGGTTATGGAGCGCACGGCACGCGAGCTTCGCGGTGAGCCCTGCCTCGATCTGGAAGAGTTTACCCCTACGAAGCAGCAAATTATCTGTAGCCGCTCGTTTGGACACCGTATTACGCAGTACGAGGAGATGCACCAGGCCATTTGCGCCTATGCGGAACGCGCAGCAGAGAAACTGCGCGGCGAGCATCAATACTGTCGTTTTATCAGCGTGTTTGTACGCACCAGCCCGCACGCGGACAACGAAATTTATTACGGCAATCAGGCTTCCGTCACCCTGATGACGCCCACCAATGACTCGCGCGATATCATCCGCGCCGCCACGGAGGCGCTGGGGCGTATCTGGCTTGACGGGTATCGCTATATGAAAGCCGGGGTCATGCTGGCGGACTTTTTCAGCAGCGGCGTCGCTCAGCTTAACTTGTTTGACGATAACCGCCCGAGCGTCAACAGCGCGGCGCTGATGGAGACGATCGACAGCCTGAATCATTCCGGCAAAGGGAAGATATGGTTTGCCGGGCAGGGGATTGAGAAATCCTGGGCGATGAAGCGTGAGATGCTGTCACCGGCTTATACGACGCGGTACGCGGATTTACCGGTGGCGCGGTAGGAGGCGGTTATTTTGCGGGGGCGTGCTCCGCGATCTCAATCAGCAATTGCTCAATCACGCCGACGACGCTTCGCACGCGTTGCGGAATAAAGCGGGCGTCAGGATAGACGGCATAGAGAACGCGATCGGGCAACCGCCAGTCGGGCAATACCGGCACCAGCGTGCCGGTTTTCAGCGCCCTGGCCGCAAGCGGTCGCTGCATACCGCCGATACCGATGCCCGCCTCCAGCGCCCGTAGCAGCGCGTCGCTGGTGTTGGCGCGGAAAACGGTATTCACTTTTACTTCGATCGCTTCTTCATCCGTGATGAGCCGCAGGGGGGCATCCAGCGGGATGCCGCTAAAGCGCACGTGGGGCAGCGTGGTCAGCTCGCTCACGTCGTGCACCGCCTGAAAGCCGGGGGCGGCGAACAGCGCGCTTTCAATACGCGCCAGCACGCGGGCCGCATGCGCCTGCGGGGGCTCACTGCCCAGCCTAATCGCGACGTCCACGCCCTCCGTCACCAGGTCTGCAAGGCGGTCATCAAGAGAAAGTCTGAGATGTAATTCTGGATGCAGGCGCTGCAGCTCCAGTAGATGTGGCAAGACGATCTTCCCCAGGCCGCTCGGCAGCTGGACATGAACGTTTCCCTGAAATTGATGATCGACCGGCGCCAGCCGTCCCTCCGCTTCCCGCATGGCGTCCAGCAGCAGCTGCATGTCGCGGCGGTAACGTTCTCCCTGTTCGGTCAGCTTCATTGCACGCGTTGTTCGGTGCAGTAACACCACGCCCAGTTCTTGTTCAAGGGCGGCGATCTGCTGGCTGACGGCGGACTGCTTCATCCCGCTCCGACGGGCTGCGGCAGAAAAAGAGCCTGCGTCCGCGACGCAAAGAAAGGTGGAAATGGCGTTGAGCTTATTATTCATTTAATGGTTTTTCTGATAAGTGCTATCGGATGGAGGGGGTATTCACTAAAAAAATAATATATGACACTGCATCTGTCACCCTTTCTGGAGAAACACGATGGATAAGATGCAGCAACAAAATGTCGCCCTGGTCGCGGGCGCGAGCGGAATTGTCGGCAGACAGCTTGTTAAAACGCTTCTGCACAATGGATGGGAAGCGATCGGCCTGAGCCGTCAGGCGTTATCCCATCCTGACGGCATTCCAGTGGTGAACGTCGATTTGCTGGATGCTAAGGACAGCGCGCGGGCGCTGCAATCGCTGAGCAGGGTTACCCATCTCTTTTACAGCGCCTGGGTTAACGCCGCGAACTGGACAGAGATGGTTGAGCCGAACGTCACTATGCTGCGTAACCTGGTCAGCACCCTCGAAAAAACGGCACCTTTGCAGACGGTCAGCCTGATGCAAGGCTACAAAGTGTATGGCGCACACCTGGGGCCGTTTAAAACTCCGGCACGCGAAAGCGATCCTGGCGTGCCCGGTGCAGAATTTAACGCCGCGCAGCTCGCGTGGCTCAGCCAGTTTCAGCAGGGGAAACGCTGGCACTGGAATGCCATTCGGCCGGGCGTGGTGGGCAGTGCGGTGCCCGGTAATACCATGAACCTTGCGCTGAGTATCGCCCTGTATGCCTCTTTGTGTAAGGCGCTGGGGTTACCGCTGCGTTTTCCCGGTTCGGAACAGACCTGGCACAGCATTGTGGATTATACCGATGCCGGACTGCTGGCGGAGGCCACGCTGTGGGCGGCTACGTCACCGGCAGCACATAATCAGGCGTTCAACGTGAATAATGGCGATATCTGGCGCTGGAGCGAACTGTGGCCGCGCATTGCCCGCTGGTTTGAACTGGACTCTGCGCCGCCGGTGAGGTTGTCGTTTCACCAGCTGTTTACGGACTATCGCGGCGTATGGCGCGATCTTGCCGGGGAAGGGCTGGTGGAAGCGGATATTTTGCAGCTGAGCGATGGGCAG is a genomic window containing:
- a CDS encoding HAMP domain-containing protein → MLKNLHVITGIIFALTIFCLLQVVTGGLFYSAVSNDRHNFQNSGVLNAQQESLSDSVNTLVKTRVTVTRVAIRYLKNQRDPASLAAINKLLGTAGDSLAKAETYNKEWQKMPQVNGQNAALTDEMQKSWNQMHEVMRLSIEYLRADNYQAYGDLDAQQAQDDMEAVYNRWRAENNTLLKAATEENQSSFTQMQWTLAAIFLAVIAVLVVIWQGLQHLLLKPLNAIMNHIRAIAGGDLTQNIALSGRNEMGQLAAGLHEMQQSLVTTVSAVRGSTDSIYTGAGEIAAGSNDLSARTEEQAASLEETAASMEELTATVKQNSDNARQATLLAKNASETAARGGHVVDNVVRTMNEIANSSQQIAHITGVIDSIAFQTNILALNAAVEAARAGEQGRGFAVVAGEVRTLASRSAQAAKEIKGLIENSVSRVNTGSEQVSEAGTTMKEIVAAVTRVTDIMGEISSASDEQSRGIEQVSLAVSQMDSVTQQNAALVQQSATAAAALEDQSEQLRQAVAAFRLNGKVNATAPRPANVKTPQLLRPATATATPDSNWETF
- a CDS encoding aldo/keto reductase family oxidoreductase, which translates into the protein MSSIDKSGTYALGTRTVKRLGYGAMQLAGPGVFGPPKDKQAALDVLREAVAAGVNHIDTSDFYGPHVTNQLIREALHPYRDDLTLVTKIGARRDDKGAWLPAFSAQELTQAVHDNLRNLKLDVLDVVNLRIMFSAHGPAEGSIAEPLSTLAELQQQGLVRHIGLSNVTATQVAEARKMVQVVCVQNMYNIVNRGDDALVDLLAQQGIAYVPFFPLGGFTPLQSTGLQAVADSLGATAMQVALAWLLQRSPNILLIPGTSSVAHLRQNLAAGEVQLPPEALEKLNALMG
- the umuD gene encoding translesion error-prone DNA polymerase V autoproteolytic subunit translates to MDTLFSYHPKQPIELPLYLERVACGFPSPAQDYVEDRLDLNRLAVRHPSATYFIKVSGDSMIDAGISDGDLLVVDRSLNAEHGDIVVASVAGEFTVKELQTRPVLRLLPRNARYQPIAFQSEEELQIFGVVTHTLKTHKHVRAG
- the umuC gene encoding translesion error-prone DNA polymerase V subunit UmuC codes for the protein MFALVDVNSFYASCERVFRPDLVGKPIVVVSNNDGCIISLSREAKQFGIKMGEPYFKFKEKGYPSRVYVFSSNYALYADLSSRVMQTLTDLAPAIEIYSIDEAFVNVSGVSNCLSLEAFGHQMRTQVFKNTGLTVGVGIAPTKTLAKLANYAAKRWSATGGVVDLSDRERQRKLLAKVPVEEVWGVGRRITKKLNAMGITTALELAEASSWVIRKHFNVVMERTARELRGEPCLDLEEFTPTKQQIICSRSFGHRITQYEEMHQAICAYAERAAEKLRGEHQYCRFISVFVRTSPHADNEIYYGNQASVTLMTPTNDSRDIIRAATEALGRIWLDGYRYMKAGVMLADFFSSGVAQLNLFDDNRPSVNSAALMETIDSLNHSGKGKIWFAGQGIEKSWAMKREMLSPAYTTRYADLPVAR
- a CDS encoding LysR family transcriptional regulator, with the protein product MNNKLNAISTFLCVADAGSFSAAARRSGMKQSAVSQQIAALEQELGVVLLHRTTRAMKLTEQGERYRRDMQLLLDAMREAEGRLAPVDHQFQGNVHVQLPSGLGKIVLPHLLELQRLHPELHLRLSLDDRLADLVTEGVDVAIRLGSEPPQAHAARVLARIESALFAAPGFQAVHDVSELTTLPHVRFSGIPLDAPLRLITDEEAIEVKVNTVFRANTSDALLRALEAGIGIGGMQRPLAARALKTGTLVPVLPDWRLPDRVLYAVYPDARFIPQRVRSVVGVIEQLLIEIAEHAPAK
- a CDS encoding SDR family oxidoreductase; the encoded protein is MDKMQQQNVALVAGASGIVGRQLVKTLLHNGWEAIGLSRQALSHPDGIPVVNVDLLDAKDSARALQSLSRVTHLFYSAWVNAANWTEMVEPNVTMLRNLVSTLEKTAPLQTVSLMQGYKVYGAHLGPFKTPARESDPGVPGAEFNAAQLAWLSQFQQGKRWHWNAIRPGVVGSAVPGNTMNLALSIALYASLCKALGLPLRFPGSEQTWHSIVDYTDAGLLAEATLWAATSPAAHNQAFNVNNGDIWRWSELWPRIARWFELDSAPPVRLSFHQLFTDYRGVWRDLAGEGLVEADILQLSDGQFADFVFSWNYDMFGDGSKLRRSGFTRMQATDEMFFSLFAQLRAARIIP